The sequence AGTCACAGCACACCAGAATGCTTCATTTCACCAATATGTGCTTATGGAAATAAAGGGGAGtgacagaggggaaggaggagaagagcGGAGGCGGGGCTTGAGGCCGAGGGAGGCTCTAACCACAGCACGGCGCACCAGTAACCTTGTCTGATGTGATCATTAACCTTTCTAGAAAACGCAGCTGGCAGTTCTCTGAGGGTTGTCATTAGAATGTGAGAAGAGCCACACAGCTTTTGCACAAGACTGTTCAAAGAAGTTTGGTTTACTTTGAGAGCTACTGCTCCACTTTAGTGTGGCAGAAAAATGAGATTTCAgcaattcttttttgtattttttatttttatgatgagtCTTCTTATCAATGGACAGAGACCAGGTAAGACTTTGGTACATTTGTACCAAGTAACTTGTTTTTAATGTCTGTTTGTGTCCGTGGGCCTCTAAGCATGATTGTGTTTATGTTGAAAACACCTCAGAGATTGGGGTATTAGAGTGAGAAGGATTTCAGAAGTAGACTAGCTAGACTGTTTGTTctattatttggatatttttttaaatagctagatattaaaatgatgatacatattttaccactatttttctaatttcaaagaaTATTGATCCCTTACTATTGTAGATATGTTGTCCttataagtaaaaaagaaattaaaatgcttgGTCTGTTCCTTACAAAGGTAAACACACAGATTTTTAGGTAAAATGCAAAAATCCAAAGCAGCATATTAAAAGAGTATGTTGCTGGCTGGACTGGGAGAACATTAACTGAATTAACAACATATAAAAACCATAATGTGACAAATTGTCGATGAAATCTTAAAATAGGTCAATAGCTGTTATTTCTAGTTATATAATTAGATGTGTCACtttaaaaaagtacaattttTAGTATTGTGCTTCTAAAGccaaaaaatgtcaaaaatatgtaTGGTTAAGATAAATATTGTTTactggatatattttttaaaaaatgatatcaGTGGTGTTGTTCTTATCTAACTAAAATTCAGTAATCAGTTATTCTAATGTGCTTTTACTTGAAAACCAAATAGTAAGGTTTCAAAGCACTggcaagtaaaaaaaattaaagagttttccgactcaggaaaaaacaaacccaaagttAAATAAAAAGGTGATTATAcgtatatccaaatatataagaTTATTTACTTGACAAAATACTTCATTTGAACAGAAAATGGTGCATAActtgttaaaaattcagtttctccttttagttaATCAGAAGTTTGATCACTGAGGTTATTTCAAGTAGACTCCCCTGGTGTGACCttttacataaataagaaaagagttccaaattagCAACTCAGATAGCGTTCCTTCTTACTATTTACAGCAATTGCTATTCAAACCATTTCTACTTTTCTGAACTATAGAACACTTTGGACAATgttcttgtaaaatatttttgattaacTCAGTACATAAAATGAAAGGTCTATGGGCATTTAGGAAGAAGTCATGTAGAAGGAGGAGGACATTACTATTAATAGTAGATCCTGCTATTAACAGGAACTGTTAGGAATATACCTTGTGCATTTacatcacattaatttttttatatcatgATCGCATCTAAACAAATAGCAAATAATCACGGTATATCTTGAACCCTATACTCTCCAGAGTAAACAAcaattaattttctgaaaaatgctCCTAGCGCctaatatttctcctttttttctcagcTAATTTGGCAATGAGAAGAAAACTGCACAGACTCAGCTGCCATCAGAGGAGATGTATGCCTCTCCATTCACGAGTGCCCTTCCCCTGAGGTATTTCTGATGGAAAATAGCTTTCCTACAGTTGGGCAATGTTCCAGATTGGATATACCAAAgaatgtctgttcagattttgtaaTATGTGATGAAGGCTTTATGGTAATGCCAGTTTAAGGGATGCACACCAATAGATGAAACAGGGAAGTGACGTGATGTTGGGGaattacttaaataatttaatggGATCGATGCGAAAAATGTAGGAAAATCTTAATAATTGTTGAATTTGAGTGATAGTTATATGGGGACTAGTACGACTGTGTGTGTTTGATGattaccataattaaaaaatcAGGTACCAGGAGAACATAATTATTAAAGCATCTTCAAACATgtcttttgaaaaacactgactAGCTCCCTATGTTATCCAGAACAAGCACATTTCCCACGAATACCATTGTACTTGAAAGCATTTGGACATATTTGCCCAACAACACCATATAAATGAGGTACTGGCCTCAATATGcagtttccttttcctgaaaatatttcttttaatatataaaatcaacttAATATTAATGGCATGGCAGATTTCCAGCCATATACATAGAATTGGTCTCGATGGCTGCATCTTTAAGGATAAATCCTGAATAGAATTTTGCTCCTCCCCCTTTGttgaaaaaaaagtgattataaaAGGCCAATGATTTTACACCACCATTATCACCAGTGATACTGCCTGAATCATTTAACTTCAAACACTGCTGAAATTTAAGTTATttcatactaaaaataaatttggcattccattataattattttaagctCTTTATGTCATAAAATGtatcttctgttaaaaaaaatgccatagaAATATTCCTCAGCTGGTTAACATACACAGGCAATTGTTAAATTAGCTTATTCAGCTGGCCTTTAGACTGTAGTGTTTATGGCACTATTCATTCAGAGGAAAGGATGGTTGCTATATCTATTGTTTAATATGTGCTTTTCAAACCCAGTGAAAGCCCTGAGCAGGACATTCAAAGAAGGAAGAGCAATTCAGTAACAAGCCTTTACCACAAGGATTAAGACAAAAAGCCAAGTTCTCTATGTCTGTATCTGTAACATATTACTCTTTGttatgaaattatgaaaaacaaattttggtgGAAGGAGCCAAAAAGAACAATATGAAGTTTTTGAGAAGACAATTAGTAGTGACTAAACATGCTTTAAAAggattttatatgttaaaaaaaactcTTTGTTATGTGTTAATAATGCATTTCAGTCTCACatataaattatggtaaaatCTGTGTTGAGGAGTGGAGAAGTTCAAGATTTTCCCAGCACTTCCTCCACAAGTAACAAAGAGGAGGGGAGGCATTTCACAATAGAAGGGAATTCCTGCATATACAGAGAAAGATACCTTACATAACTGTGAATGAAAGCCCTTAGCTGCAGGTTTTATTGGCTTTCTTCACAAATCACCTGCCATAAACTACTTGTTGCAAGTAAACATGAAATTTGAATTGCCCAAGTTGAGGAAAATTTTGATCTATAAACCAAATTTGTAAACCAAAGGGAAATTTAAGTAAAGGCCATGTAAACCATTTAATAATAGCAATCCTTTACAAAATTAGGCTGATCTTTTAAAGAACTGCTCAGCTTACAGCATCCATTTTCTCAGTGTTTACACTAGTCTTGCATTCCAGCTACAGTTCTTTGAAGAACATGTAAAAGCCACATTTTGGAATCCAGGGATAGTATACGCACCAACGCAAGATAAACATGAAGATAAGATTTTCCAAGATCTTGCTGAACCAGGGCTATAGTAACAAGTGCAGCCTTCACATTCAGTGGCATAATACTCGCTGTCCtgaatatttgtacatttttttatgtcttgCAACAAAACAACTTGACAATTGGGTAAAGGCACGACAGACCTAGGTAGTAAAACTCTAAGGCAACCACACTCCTTTTCATTTATTCCCCCCCTCCGTTTTCTTGCATGCTTTAGATAAAATCGCATGTATTTATTCGATTCAATTAGGGTCAAGTGAAAGGGTAGGTAAGACGGTGAAAGGATAGGTAAGATAAACAGTTGACTTTGGAATTTTTCCAGAGCTACCCTTTAGAGTGGTTTAGACTTTTAACTCACTCAGTAAGTATGCTCTATTACCTTTTACTCTGTCAGTTTTTTCAGCTCCGAGAGTCCTGCTCAATGATCCTCAGTAAGATTTCTtaacaattaaatagaaaatctgTGTTGTCCtcaattcattttcttgattttcttttttcctcacagAAATATTTTGGCATCACATTCAGCCCTAAGTGAATTAGAGTGGAGGAAAAGTGAAGGGGTGTGAGGAAGTCTAAATGTACAGGTTAATAGGAGAGCATAGAGTGGAAAACGGGGTAGGATTCTAATGATTTCCCCCTTCCAACAGTAGAATCTCACTATAATTATTAATGcttttattgataaatatgtacTCTAGATAACTACATACTGTATTAACACATACTTTATCTAGCTTTTTAATAACAACTTACTACATTTTCATggtataaaattgttttctaacaATACAGCAAAATGTAAAAGTCAAAAGTAAGTCTTTCTACCCTGTTGCCCATTTTCACTTACCAGAAGTAATAGCTATGAAAAGATTTTTGGTAAAGCTACCTTTTATAAATTGAGACCAGCTAAGATTCTCTTACCACCCTTGATTTATCCAAAATGTAAGTTCTTCCAAGTctctattttctgtctcattcttAAACCCTCAAAGTCATGGACTTCTGACACTGTTGACCAAACCTCTGCCCTGCTTCCCAACTCTCTCCTGAGGTGTCCTTCTATCTTGGACTTTTCACTCCATTCTGCCTTTTTGACTTAACTGATAGCCAACTTTGCCTTCAACACAGAATCTCCACTTTAGTGGAGCACTCCATTTCCAACTGGTGCAGCGCTCTCTGAAAAGTACTCTTCTGCTTACTCTTAGGTGCCTCCGATTCTGATGCAgctatatttcaaattttaatgacCTCTAGTTTCCTTAAACTGTTAAATCTCCTTTTCCAACTCATAGCAAGAGACAATTcctcttcccagaggaagtggAGATAATCAAGCCTCAAAATCAGACCCTGCCTTCAAACTACACACTTCTACATCTGCAACACTTCTATTTTCCCTTCCTAGACTTTCACTGAGAGATTCCTCTCTTGGGTACAGTTAATCTCTACACCCCAAGAACTTCGATCCAACTGTTACTCCCTTTCTTCCTCAGAATGTTCCTCAGTCAAAACTGATCTATTTCTGGGAgctgccggttagctcagttggttagagcgcggtgctcttaacaaggttgctggtccgatccccacatgggccactgtgagctgtacccttcacaactagattgaaacaactacttgacttggagctgatgggtcctggaaaaacgcacttaaaataaataaaatgtcttaaaaaaaaaaaaaaacaagaaaaaaagaaaagaaaaaaaaagtgatctatttcatctatttaaaaaaaaattgcacctTTGACCCTATTGTGCTTTCTAGTGACCAACCCACGTTCTCTGCACAGCCAACTTGCTTGAAAAGTGGCTGTTTCCTGTCCTCCCATCTGATTtcaacacactgttccccattacAATCTGGGAAAGGTCCTGAGTGGCATTCTTCTTCTCAAATCCAGTGAATACATTTTGGTCCTGATCTCAGTTATCTCTCACTGTAGGTCAAATCACAGGATGGATTTAACTTGGTTTCAATGACACCATGCGCCCTTTTGACTATTTACCTCTGGAATAAATCACCTTTCAGGTCCTGTAAGGGTATCCAAAGACCTACAGGAAATCACTTTAGCTGTCCTACAGACGATTCAAGCTCATGTCTCGGTGCATATGCACAGCTCTACCATGCCTTCTGCACAGCTTATTTCTGTAACCCAGTTCTCTGTTCCAGTATCATAGATGTCATCAGGAAGGACTTCCCTGATGATCCTTTAGATAAAAATACAATACAGCCCCCAAAAAGGCAATGTGTCACCTTAacccttcttctcttttcctggtttgtttttctccctaaCACCTAATGTCATATGatataacatatatttacttTGTTATTTGTTTACACCTTAACTGATCATTCCAGCCTCCAGTTCAAGTTCTGGAaagtccatttttgttttatcatctgatttttttaaaactaaatctaAACATGGCACGCCATGATCAAAATTCTTAACTGTCCCTGTAGCCTTCAGGACAGCGAGAACTCCCATAATTTTAACAAACAGCACCTTACAAAATATACCTCTTTACCATCATCTGccacttctcccctcccctgtcccagAGGGAATAAGAAAGAATTAAGACTGTTTTGGACTTCCGGGATTCGAGTTTTGGATACATAGCTCACTCCCTGATGATCATTGgtaagtcacttaccctctctaaGCCTCCCTCCACTTCCAGACCTGTAAGATGGAGCTAGTAATGGTACTTATCATAACCATCCCTAGCACTTAGTAGCTAAATAGACGGTAGctagagttatttttaaatattaccattACTTTAAATTTAGTAGATTCTTTACCTGTTGTTCCTCAAGCTACACTTTCTGCTTGCAATgtcctttctttcatcttttcctcaCTATCAATTCATCCTTCAAGAAATGTCCCTgattaaagaaacatttcctgattttgatactCCTATCAATTGTATTAGATGCCCACTTTGTCCTCTCAGCACCATTTCCATATTAATGTCAGAGTACTTGACTCACTGCATTGTGATAACCTGTTAACAGACTGTACTCTTCCCTTCTCTCAGCATGCTGTAAGTTCCTGAAAGCAGAATGTGGAGTTCTGACTTTGGTTAAATTAGCATTTGTTAAGTGGAGCAGAGTACAGAATGGTGAGCCAAGGGTGAGCCTTAGTTCCACAGCTGACTACAGATGAATTGCAATAGAGAAGTTTATTACTCATGGCTCCTGGAAGAAACATATGGCATGCCTGGGGGGTCTTACATGGGGAGGTCAACAGaacaaagacagagacagagatgggaCTTGGGGTACaaactgtattattatttttttttaaggttccaTGGGTGGAGTGCTTTGGCATTCCTGGATGAAGGTGAGATTGGCACATTCATACTCAAAGAGCTGGGTTTTGGGAAGCCCCACAGGGGTCTTATCTAAGGGGTACATAAGGTATACAGGCTGTGGGAGACAAGGGAGACTATTGATCACAAGGGCTGTTGGCAAAATCATATCAGGAACTTACATCTCATTGTGACTCTACAACTACTCTCCAGGGCATGTGTTTGCAGGAGGTGCTATTATCAGAGTAAGGTCCTCGCAGGCCACTTGGACAAACAAAATGGATACTGAGGCAGCAATACCATGGAGTAGCTTACCTAAATTCTCAACAGTGGGTTGTAGTTCTCTTTGAATTTCAGCTGAAAAAAAGTGCCTGGAATACAGCAGGAACTCCACAAATGttgctaaaagaaatgaaatcaaacttttatttattatcttagcATTTAAGACCTACTATCAAATCAGACTCCCCCCACCATacattttcagctttgtttttttaaatattaacttccAAACTGAACTCCTATCAAATGGATTTCCTATCTCTGTACTTGAAAGTGTTTTCTCTTCCAGGAATTGCTTCCCTCATCTCATTAAGTTCAAACCCTTCCCCTCCCCTAGGGTTCTcttcaaattccattttctttatgagGCCCACCCTGATccaattaacttaaaataatctTCCATTCTTTCAACAATCTCAgcatttttatcagttttaaaGCCATTTATCATATTCTACTTTATTTTGTCAGATTTTATCTGCATTGgaatgtgagctccttgaagacaaGATTGGGCCCCTGAAGTTTAGAATATAAACCTTTAAAATGCATGAATGGCCTGAGAGCAGTTTTAAGTATAGGGGATTCCTCTGTGGACTATCATATCTGCAGGGCATCTTgcttaaaactcaataaaacagaaaattagtcTTCTCTCAGTgattgagaaaaacatttttgatttaCTGATGAAATAAAACTTCTATAATGATCATGATGCCTGAATGTTAATAcaattttcatgtatatttattgaaaatataaacatataaaatttagTTACATTATACATTACAACAATAAATGTGTATTCCCCTATATACAATATGTGCATGATGAACACCTAAATTCAGAGTATTCTTCATTTTGGAAACTTATTTCTCGTTACAAATCCGGTAATAATTATTTCTGCAGATATTTAAAATAGCTGCTCTCTATCATACCATCTGTGagtctaaaatttctttttagcaTAAAgctttttgtctttagtttttttctcatttatgcaTACAATTATTAACCTAGTGATATTGggttaactttattttttcagagcAGTGATTTGAAAAGTATTCTTAGATAATAGCAAGAggatatttattgttttgtaggtgacctgaaaaaaacaaaatcattgatTGTTAATGATGTCAATACATTTCATACTTGGATGTATTTTTTAATAGCGCTGTATGGTATTGAATGCCACAATTCTTTCAACACTATTGATACtaagaaaatttatataaaaattgtaaacttcatgatcataataaaattataagcaaTTATCACCAGAAACATTCAAATTCTTGTCAGTGTATCTACAATTCCTCAAAATATTGCTAACTTATAATTAAAATTCCTTCATAGTTTATTTGTTACCACTCAGAATGtttatacttatttataaataattaataatgcaAACCACGTCTTCtgctttgttaaa comes from Rhinolophus ferrumequinum isolate MPI-CBG mRhiFer1 chromosome 18, mRhiFer1_v1.p, whole genome shotgun sequence and encodes:
- the APELA gene encoding apelin receptor early endogenous ligand, with the protein product MRFQQFFFVFFIFMMSLLINGQRPANLAMRRKLHRLSCHQRRCMPLHSRVPFP